Proteins encoded within one genomic window of Gallus gallus isolate bGalGal1 chromosome 1, bGalGal1.mat.broiler.GRCg7b, whole genome shotgun sequence:
- the LOC121109032 gene encoding uncharacterized protein CFAP97D2 isoform X2: MLFFSFFFFPKAQTRRCFTLCKMHQAYQSVLPCSSKYLQLKWDKAKYEEHRKRIQAAKPSVDTSAHAAYSHPHLKLGKLKVLKEDRLSVIRRDNRSLLEVSCIMRTKGQMDNRNDYEAKQ, translated from the exons atgcttttcttttcttttttttttttccccaaagcccAGACTCGGAGATGTTTCACTTTGTGTAAGATGCATCAAGCCTACCAGTCCGTTTTACCTTGTAGCAGTAAATATCTTCAGCTAAAATGGGACAAAGCAAAGTACGAAGAGCACAGGAAAAGG aTCCAGGCAGCAAAACCCTCAGTGGACACAAGTGCCCATGCAGCATACAGCCACCCTCATCTGAAGTTGGGGAAGTTGAAAGT GTTGAAGGAAGATCGACTTTCAGTCATCAGAAGAGACAACCGCTCACTGCTGGAGGTGTCCTGCATCATGAGGACAAAAGGACAAATGGACAACAGAAATGACTATGAGGCAAAACAGTAA
- the LOC121109032 gene encoding uncharacterized protein CFAP97D2 isoform X1 yields the protein MLFFSFFFFPKAQTRRCFTLCKMHQAYQSVLPCSSKYLQLKWDKAKYEEHRKRIQAAKPSVDTSAHAAYSHPHLKLGKLKVLYRVFHFALSGLPSLSPLKENKETTRWPKISLFSPYQGLL from the exons atgcttttcttttcttttttttttttccccaaagcccAGACTCGGAGATGTTTCACTTTGTGTAAGATGCATCAAGCCTACCAGTCCGTTTTACCTTGTAGCAGTAAATATCTTCAGCTAAAATGGGACAAAGCAAAGTACGAAGAGCACAGGAAAAGG aTCCAGGCAGCAAAACCCTCAGTGGACACAAGTGCCCATGCAGCATACAGCCACCCTCATCTGAAGTTGGGGAAGTTGAAAGTGTTGTATCGGGTGTTTCACTTCGCACTATCAGGCTTACCTTCATTATCTCCtctcaaggaaaacaaagagactACCAGATGGCcaaaaatttcattattttctccctACCAGGGACTGCTGTGA